In the Pongo abelii isolate AG06213 chromosome 18, NHGRI_mPonAbe1-v2.0_pri, whole genome shotgun sequence genome, cttggctcactacaacctctgccccccgggatcaagtgattctcctgcctcagcctcctgagtagctgggattacaggagcaccaccactactcccggctaattttcgtatttttagcagacatggggtttcaccatctcggcccaggctggtcttgaactcctgacctcgtgatccacccgcctctgcctcccaaagtgctgggattacaggcgtgagccaccatgcccagccgcagTTTGCTTTTCTGCCTCACATTTGGGAGACTGTGGGGCTGCTCGACTCAGGAATGGGGTGACTCATGGGAGGTGAAGAGGCTGCACTCGAGAATCTCTGGCCACCTCCAAAGACTCATTTCAGAGTCAACAAGGAGGTATTACTGAGGGCCACCTGGCTGCAGGTCCCCAAGACAGGCCAGCTGCAAATGGGCCCACCTGGCTCCAAGGGGAGAGATGAAGGTACGCGCACGCACGCGAGCCCCAGGCTCCAGCCAGGGCCCCCGCAGGCAAGATCCTGGGCAGTCGCCACCTGTGCCCAGGGCTCAGGAAGCAGACCGGGAGGCTCGAGGGCTCAGGGCTGCACGGCATGACCGCACCTGTTGTGAGGACACAGTCCACATCCCGTGTCTGGTGCTCCTGGTTGAAAAAGTCGGGTCTGGAGGCTTCCAGCTTTTTGTCATAGCAGGGCATCACCGTGACGTGGTAGATCTTGTCGGGGGTCAAGTGCTACAAGGAGAAACAAACACTTGTCTCCCCAATCCCAGCAGTAAGGTGGCCCAGACATGACCTGAAACTCAGCCATCCTGCAGCCAGGCCGGACCCCGAGGGACAGTGAGCCTCACTCCATTTCCCAGCAAGCCTCCTGCCGGCTCTGCGGATGTGTCCCTGGACAGGACGGGCCCTGGCTGTGACAGAAAATGACACTGACCCGTTCCCAGCGTGCCTGCACTCCCTAACAGCCACGTCCAATGGAGGAGAAGTGGCCTTCCCACGGCTCAGGCCCTCTCACTGCACACCAGCCGGGGAAAGGGATGTCACAGGGGAACCAACCAGCCCCAGCCCCGGGTGAAAATCCGCGTCCAGTCAGGCAGGAGGTGCCGCAGGGGACATGGGCGCTCGAGGCCCAGGCACCACCAGGGCCGCCCTCACCCTCTCCCGCCCCCTGCTGGCTGAGCGTCGTCAGGCTTCAATCCCGCTGGGCCTCAGGTGGGGGTCGTGCTGGGCATCCTCGTGGACCTGGTGGCCGGCAGGGTGGGCTCCAGGCCCGGACTGCCCAGGGCCTCCTGCTCCCTCAGCCTCAGGCCTGGCTGCCTCTGGGTGAGCAGTGAGCACCTCTGGATCAGAACGAAGCCCTCTGCTGCAGAAGAGGAAGGGCCTGAACCAGGAGGGAAGAAGGGTGCAGGTGTGCTCGGGAAGGCGGCACACCACGGCGGGGACTCTGTTTCTGCAGCCTCAAGGCAAGAGGCCAGCATGGTGACTTCTGGCCGCTCCCCAGCCTGAGCCTGGGGCTGGCCCAACGCCGTTACCTGCTGCTGGGCGAAGAAGTCCTTGACCAGAGAGCCCATGACCTGCTGCGGGGACCGGGCGGTGCTGATGTGGGGGAGGATGAAGCTGCCGTGGGTCTTCTCGGCATAGCAGATCCAGCCTGAGGTGACAGGGGGCACACGGGGCTGGCGGGGGCGCACGGCGGCCCCCGCATCCACAGGCAGCAGCACGACATTCTGGGGGCGGGCCCGCTCATACAGATCATGATGACATTCAAGAGTGCTCGTTCCTGTTCTCCCCACCACCACGCGGAGCTCGGCGTGCAGGCAACACTGCCTGGGGACCTGAGGTGACTGCGCGTGGCTCCCAAGGGAGGGAAGCCCCTTCTCCAGAAAAGGCCATTTGTGCCAACATTTCTAACCCGTCCTGCAAAACCGGCTTGCGTCTCCACCTCCCATCCCCCGCCTCGTCATTCGTGTCCGTATCACGTCATGTTTTAACTGCACTTGAACTTGACTCTCACACCACCCGCACCATAGGCACACCTGGGCAGGCGGAGGCCAGCAGGGGCAGGGCCTGTTTGCAGTCGGCCTGTCCTCGGAATCGCCGCACAAACTCTCGCTGGCtctccaggaggctgaagtgcCTTGAGAAGGCAGTGTCGAAGACGAAGTGCACCCCTGGAAGGTGAAGGTGGGTGCCTGGTTAACCCCATGCGGGATGCCCACGCGAGCACACGCCGGTGTGTGGACCACCATGGTGCTGCCAGGGCACGTGTGTCGCACCTGCTTGCCATGCCAAAGCCCCGGCCCCACCGTGGGGACCTCCTAAAGCCACGTTGCACCAAAGCCCCAGCCCCACCGTGGGGACCTCCTAAAGCCACGTTGCCTCGGCATCCCCTATGAACGCAGGCCTTGCTTTCCCACCCCAGAGGCAGGGCAGCCACTCAGCAGCTCAGTCCTCCACCCTCCCAGCTCCTCAGCGTGGCTGGTCCAGGGAATTGCCACGTGCGCTGCTCCCGGTGACCCTCCCTAGGGCACAGCTGGACGCGGCCTGCTGGACTGGCCCCTCGGACCCTGACTGTGCAGACCTGCCATAGTGGCCACCCCTCACACACAGCGGGACTCCTGGAACACGCCAGCCAGCTCCAAGCCCAGCCATTAGAACTGCTCAGTAAACCTGCCTGATCATGCCCTGGACCCAGCAGAGGCACCAGCGTGTggtccctctctctctgcctgacttGTCATTCCTCCCTCGCGTAACCTGTGGTCAGAGGACTGCCCTCGGACTCACTGTGCCCCACTTGCCCGTGATCTGTAAGCAAAAATCTTTCAACTTGCTTCCTGTTCTGGTGGGGACGAAATCCACACCTTCCACCTGGAGAACCATGGGCTGCCCCAGGCCAGGTTCTCCCTGGGACACCAGGTCAGGCTCCCAGTGCCAGAGCACTGCTCAGGCACCAACTGGACGTGGGTCAGACAGGAGCCATGGGGCACCTGCCAGTGTCAACAGTTTCCAGTGTGAGGGACCCGGGACACAGCTGGATGACAGGCAGTCTGCTGGGTACAAGGTGCACAGCCCTGCCTCACTGGGAACGAAGGGACTGGACATGGCGGTTACCTGTGAAAGGCGCACAGTAACCATGAGGTCCAGCCCCTTCACTCCCAGTGAGACACCGGGCACTGGAGCCTAGTTAGCTGGGGGCTCTCAAGACACCCAGATCCTCCCCAAGCCCAGCTCCAGGCACATAACCAAAGTCAGCCGAAGCTGACCTTGGGTGAATCCAACAGAGCCCCGGAGAGAGTGCCTTAATATTATCAGCTAAAAAGTACAAGGAGTTGGTCAGCCCCAGCTTAGAGAAAGTGCACAGTCAGAAGCGCTGCTCTCAAATGTCAAATCAAAACTTCAGGCTGAGGTCACAGACAGAATAAAGTTTCTGTGGCGCTGAAGTTCAGGGCTGGGTGGCGTGTCAGTGACTCAGAGGCACGAGGAGCCTGGGCTTACTCAGACGCCCCCTTGATTTGGAGCGGCAGTGTTACCCCAGGTTCAAAGCCtacctatttttttaaagaatgaggtTAATTTCCTGGCAGTGTCTGTAGGATTCAGCTGAAACCGTGCAGCCAGCGATGCTCTAGATTGTGGTGAGACCGAAACTACAACCAGCCTCTGCTGACTGGGTGCCACCATCTGCAAAGCAAGGGGAAGACGCTGCTTACTCTACCAGCCTTATGCTGATTCCTGGTGGCCAGAGCTGCACGGTGAGATGCTGTCAACTGTGGACCAGCTCCAtcaagagtctttttttttttttttaacacagtctcactctgttgcccaggctggagtgcagtggtgtgatcagagctcactgcatgcaacctccgcctcccgggttcagcctcctgggtaggtgggattacaggcgtgaaccaccatgcctggccaagggtatctttttttttgatggagtctcactctatcaccaggctggagtgtaatggcacgatctcggctcactgcaacctctgtctcctggattcaagcaattctcctgcctcagcctctccagttgctgggattacaggcatgtgccaccacacctggctaattcttgtatttttagtagagacggggtttcaccatgttggccacggtggtctcgaactcctgacctcaggtgatccacctggctcagcctcccaaagtgctgggatgacaggcgtgagccaccgcacccagtaaGGGTGTCATTTTGATGTATATTTAGAACCTGAAGTTCGGGGCCTGACACGTTCACCACTGGAGTCAAATGACAAGTAAATCACCGAGATTCCAAGCCTCAAAAAGGCAGGCGCCACCTGCACGAGGGATGGCGGCACCACATGAGCTGCCCTTGGCAAAACGCGTTGTCGGCTGCTGGGGTGGATTTCAAGTTAAAGCAGAGTCCCCAGGCCACCCACCGCTTACCTTGTTAGCATCTAGAACCTTCTTCAGCTCCTCGTGGCTCTGCTGGGTGATAAGCACGGTCTCTGCGGAGGTGATGCAGCCGCTGCACGCTAGGCAGTCGTTTAGCGAGACCTTGGCCTTCTCCAGCCTCCGGGTCCCGCCGTCCTACAAGGGAGAAGAACCCGGTGCACAGGGGCCCCCTCTGCACGAGGACATGGAGCCAGAGGATAGTGGAGTCCAGCTCATAACCGACAACCAACATGGCTGCTGGCTGGGCTTGTATGccgcttaatttttaaaaattagatatgtattacaaaaatgcacacacatgttcTAGAGTTTCATAATGCCATCAAAGTCTACTTTTTGGTACGACTTGGTTAGTGCATCAGAATCACAGGAATAAGGCTTGCCACTGGTATCTCAGCAAAGCAGCAGCCACCCCACTCACCCATGGGGTCCTGGACGGGGTGCTGGCCCCGGTGCACACTCACGGGGCTGTGGGGCAGGAAAATGCCGAAGGTGGGCTCTGAAAGGAGGAGGCAGGAAAGCTGAGGGCAAAGGAGGAAAGGACGAAGGGACAGGAAGAGGAGAGCAGAGGGAGGAAGCCTGGGAGCCTGGCCTCCTGTGGGCGGGGCAGAAACAATCGTCAGACTCGCCAAACAGATGCAGGAACAAGGTGTTCCAGTTGGGGGCCACCAGGACATCCCCTAGCAACTTTTCTTAGATGCAAAATGCACCCAGCTCCAGCTTCCCCAACTCTTCTTGCAAAGGCAGGAATGGTTTGAgcagggccaggggtgctgcagTGGCCCGGAATGCAGCCAGAGGAGCAAGGCGACTGGGTGGGAACTGCGTGGGAACCCCTCACAGCCCAGCTCTCTGCTAGGCGTGTGTGTCACGCGAAGTCACAATCTGAGCTCGCCTTGTATTCCTACATTGGTTCTGACTCAAGGCACAAAGCATTGCCTGCCACAGGGTGCTGGGCAGAGACTGACAAGCTCCTCCAAACCAACTGCCACTGCGCCGACAGCCAGGCCCACCAGCATCAACTGCCATTGCGCCAACAGCCACGCCTACCAGCACCCTAGCACCTTACAGGGGTTCCCTTCGTTTGTGGGCCGGACCCCCAGTGCTGGGCTGGAAATCGTCTCTCGGTGCAGCGGTTCATGAGATCAGGCAGACGTGTTTTAGAGTCCAAATGGCACACAGTCAGGTGaattttaatagtttctttttttttttttttttttgagatggagtctcgctgtgtcacccaagctggagtgtagtggcgcgatctcggctcactgcaaactccgcctcccgggctcacgccattctcctgcctcagcctccccggtagctaggactacaggcgcccgccgccacgcccggctaatttttttttgtatttttagtagagacggggtttcaccctgttagccaggatggtctcgatcccctgacctcgtgatccacccgcctcagcctcccaaagtgctgggattacaggcgtgagccactgcgcccagcccagtttctttatttttttgaaatggagtctctgtctctcaggctggagtgcagtggagcaatcttggttcactgcagtccctatctcccaggttcaagtgattctcctgcctcagcctcttgagtagctgggattacaggcacgcgccacgacgcccgactaatttttgtatttttagtagagacggggtttcaccgtgttggccaggctggtctcgaactccttacctcaggtgatccgccccacccccccgccccccccccgccccaaccctggccttccaaagtgctgggattacaagcgtgagccactgcgcctggcctgaattttaAGTTTCATCAGGATCTTATCACTTAGAGAGGAAGTACTATTCTTGAAGAATGAGgggtctgggccgggcgcggtggctcatgcctgtaatcccagcactttgggaggccaaggcgggtggatcacgaggtcacgaaatcaagaccatcctggctaacacagtgaaaccccgtctctactaaaaatacaaaaaacattagctgggcatggtggcaggcacctgtagtcccagctactcgggaggctgaggcaggagaatggtgtgaacccgggaggcggagcttgcagtgagccgagatcacgccactgcactccagcctgggccatagagggagactctgtatcaaaaaaaaaaaaaaaaaaaaagaatgaggggtCTGAATTAGAAAATCTTACATGGTTAGAACTAGGGGGAACAGGCAGACAGGATCCACCATCTCTGCAAAGAGCCCCTCTGCTGAGCAGATCAAGCTATTTGGCCTGGGTGCTGCTCATTCACCTGCCCCAGGCACCCTGCCCCCCAGCCTCCCAGATGGCAGGTGAATTCGACCAGTGGGAAAGGACTGGTGAGACCTGGGGCGTCTCAGGGTCACTGCTCCGTGCCGggaggaagcagagaaaagtgTTTTGGATCAGCCGGGCAGGAGAGATGGTGGAGCAGCCTCCTGTGCCTTACTTGGTTAATTTGGAAGTAGCTCCCGTCATCTTCAATGCGAATCTTGGCCACGCCACTTCCCGCCCTTTTTTCCACTTTGACAGGCTTGATGCACTCCTAGATCAGGAAGAGACCCCAAATCAGGCCCTGTGAATGGGCGGAGGTTCCCTGGGAGGCCAGGCCTCAAGGAtggatttctctctcttctccttgagAACCCTGGCAGCCCAGA is a window encoding:
- the CIAO3 gene encoding cytosolic iron-sulfur assembly component 3 isoform X1 produces the protein MASPFSGALQLTDLDDFIGPSQECIKPVKVEKRAGSGVAKIRIEDDGSYFQINQDGGTRRLEKAKVSLNDCLACSGCITSAETVLITQQSHEELKKVLDANKMVAPSQQRLVVVSVSPQSRASLAARFQLNPTDTARKLTSFFKKIGVHFVFDTAFSRHFSLLESQREFVRRFRGQADCKQALPLLASACPGWICYAEKTHGSFILPHISTARSPQQVMGSLVKDFFAQQQHLTPDKIYHVTVMPCYDKKLEASRPDFFNQEHQTRDVDCVLTTGEVFRLLEEEGVSLPDLEPAPLDSLNKDFQEVTLEKEGQVLLHFAMAYGFRNIQNLVQRLKRGRCPYHYVEVMACPSGCLNGGGQLQAPDRPSRELLQHVERLYGMVRAEAPEDAPGVQELYTHWLQGTDSECAGRLLHTQYHAVEKASTGLGIRW
- the CIAO3 gene encoding cytosolic iron-sulfur assembly component 3 (The RefSeq protein has 1 substitution compared to this genomic sequence) encodes the protein MASPFSGALQLTDLDDFIGPSQECIKPVKVEKRAGSGVAKIRIEDDGSYFQINQDGGTRRLEKAKVSLNDCLACSGCITSAETVLITQQSHEELKKVLDANKMVAPSQQRLVVVSVSPQSRASLAARFQLNPTDTARKLTSFFKKIGVHFVFDTAFSRHFSLLESQREFVRRFRGQADCKQALPLLASACPGWICYAEKTHGSFILPHISTARSPQQVMGSLVKDFFAQQQHLTPDKIYHVTVMPCYDKKLEASRPDFFNQEHQTRDVDCVLTTGEVFRLLEEEGVSLPDLEPAPLDSLCSGASAEEPTSHRGGGSGGYLEHVFRHAARELFGIHVAEVTYKPLRNKDFQEVTLEKEGQVLLHLAMAYGFRNIQNLVQRLKRGRCPYHYVEVMACPSGCLNGGGQLQAPDRPSRELLQHVERLYGMVRAEAPEDAPGVQELYTHWLQGTDSECAGRLLHTQYHAVEKASTGLGIRW